The Micromonospora krabiensis genome window below encodes:
- a CDS encoding sensor histidine kinase encodes MTPLSRVRLDELLHEMLDRVGEVVTSRERLRALLDAVVGIGTDLDLRSTLQRIVQAACELAGARYGALGVVGPDRLLHDFIVHGITPELHAKIGDLPHGRGVLGLLIDEPRPLRMPDITQHPDSFGFPPNHPPMHSFLGVPVRIRDHVFGNLYLAEKQGLAEFTEDDEEIVVALAAAAGVAIENARLYALAHRRERWLAATAEITSLLLGEVRRTDALTLVARRAREVAEAEMALVLLHDPEADVFTVEVVDGGDESAGTLVGTVLPAAETSFGRAAAEGRHDQVDDLAHAAPWPALLHTGPAVIAPLATADTLHGVLVIAHPQERGGATDDDVTLLGSFAGQAALAMERARGQEERELLVVLEDRERIARDLHDVVIQRLFATGLHLQSTAPMSTRPELTKRINAAVDDLDATIKDIRRTIFELRTPMSAALRTEIREAIEVAAESLGYRPSLDLVGPIDSAVPDALRPDLTAVLREALSNAVRHAQAHRVAVAVRVEGGQVSVTVTDDGVGCDPAAARGGLVNLRERAERHGGVFEVRPANPQGTELRWSAPLTP; translated from the coding sequence CTGACGCCGCTGTCGCGTGTCCGCCTCGACGAGTTGCTCCACGAGATGCTGGACCGGGTCGGCGAGGTGGTGACCAGCCGGGAACGACTCCGCGCCCTGCTCGACGCCGTGGTGGGCATCGGCACCGACCTCGACCTGCGCAGCACCCTGCAACGCATCGTGCAGGCGGCCTGCGAGCTGGCCGGCGCCCGCTACGGCGCGCTCGGCGTGGTCGGGCCGGACCGCCTGCTGCACGACTTCATCGTCCACGGCATCACCCCCGAGCTGCACGCGAAGATCGGCGACCTGCCGCACGGGCGCGGAGTCCTCGGCCTGCTGATCGACGAACCGCGTCCGCTGCGGATGCCGGACATCACCCAGCACCCCGACTCCTTCGGCTTCCCACCGAACCACCCGCCGATGCACAGCTTCCTCGGCGTGCCGGTACGCATCCGCGACCACGTCTTCGGCAACCTCTACCTGGCCGAGAAGCAGGGCCTCGCGGAGTTCACCGAGGACGACGAGGAGATCGTCGTGGCGCTCGCCGCGGCGGCCGGCGTGGCCATCGAGAACGCGCGGCTCTACGCCCTCGCGCACCGGCGGGAACGCTGGCTGGCCGCCACCGCCGAGATCACCTCGCTGCTGCTCGGCGAGGTGCGCCGCACCGACGCGCTGACGCTGGTGGCCCGCCGGGCGCGCGAGGTCGCCGAGGCGGAGATGGCCCTCGTCCTCCTGCACGACCCGGAGGCCGACGTGTTCACCGTCGAGGTGGTCGACGGTGGCGACGAGTCGGCCGGGACGCTGGTCGGCACCGTCCTGCCCGCCGCCGAGACCAGCTTCGGCCGCGCCGCCGCCGAGGGTCGCCACGACCAGGTGGACGACCTCGCCCACGCGGCGCCCTGGCCGGCCCTGCTGCACACCGGCCCGGCGGTGATCGCCCCGCTCGCCACCGCCGACACCCTCCACGGCGTCCTGGTGATCGCCCACCCGCAGGAGCGCGGCGGCGCCACCGACGACGACGTGACCCTGCTGGGCAGCTTCGCCGGTCAGGCCGCCCTGGCCATGGAGCGGGCCCGGGGCCAGGAGGAACGGGAGCTGCTGGTGGTTCTGGAGGACCGCGAGCGGATCGCCCGCGACCTGCACGACGTGGTGATCCAGCGGCTCTTCGCCACCGGCCTGCACCTGCAGAGCACGGCACCGATGAGCACCCGACCCGAGCTGACCAAGCGGATCAACGCGGCCGTCGACGACCTGGACGCCACCATCAAGGACATCCGGCGCACCATCTTCGAGCTGCGCACCCCGATGAGCGCGGCGCTGCGCACCGAGATTCGCGAGGCGATCGAGGTGGCCGCCGAGTCGTTGGGCTACCGCCCGAGCCTCGACCTGGTCGGGCCGATCGACAGCGCCGTCCCGGACGCGCTGCGGCCCGACCTCACCGCCGTCCTGCGGGAGGCCCTGTCCAACGCCGTACGCCACGCGCAGGCCCACCGGGTCGCCGTCGCCGTGCGTGTCGAGGGCGGGCAGGTGTCGGTGACGGTCACCGACGACGGGGTGGGCTGCGACCCGGCCGCCGCCCGTGGGGGCCTGGTCAACCTGCGTGAACGCGCCGAGCGCCACGGCGGGGTCTTCGAGGTACGCCCAGCCAACCCCCAAGGCACCGAACTCCGCTGGTCCGCCCCCCTAACCCCCTAA
- a CDS encoding response regulator: protein MIRVFLLDDHEVVRRGLADLLTSSGDIEVVGESGSAAEAIRRIPALRPDVAILDARLPDGNGIDVCRDVRAVDSGIKGLILTSYEDDEALFAAIMAGAAGYVLKQIRGTDLVDAVRRVAAGQSLLDPAITTRVLDRIRSGVEQPSELKALTDQERRILEYVAEGLTNREIAGKMFLAEKTVKNYVSSVLAKLGLERRTQAAVLATRLLGQRH, encoded by the coding sequence ATGATCCGGGTGTTCCTGCTCGACGACCACGAGGTCGTCCGTCGTGGCCTTGCCGACCTGCTGACCAGCAGCGGCGACATCGAAGTGGTCGGCGAGTCCGGCTCCGCGGCGGAGGCGATCCGCCGGATCCCCGCGCTGCGACCCGACGTGGCGATCCTCGACGCGCGGCTGCCCGACGGCAACGGCATCGACGTGTGCCGGGACGTCCGGGCCGTGGACTCCGGCATCAAGGGCCTGATCCTCACGTCGTACGAGGACGACGAGGCGCTGTTCGCGGCGATCATGGCCGGTGCCGCCGGCTACGTGCTGAAGCAGATTCGTGGCACCGACCTGGTCGACGCCGTGCGCCGGGTGGCGGCCGGGCAGTCGCTGCTCGACCCGGCGATCACCACCCGGGTGCTGGACCGCATCCGCAGCGGCGTGGAGCAACCGTCGGAGCTGAAGGCGTTGACCGACCAGGAGCGGCGCATCCTGGAGTACGTGGCCGAGGGACTCACCAACCGGGAGATCGCCGGCAAGATGTTCCTGGCCGAGAAGACGGTGAAGAACTACGTCTCCAGCGTGCTGGCCAAGCTCGGCCTGGAGCGCCGCACCCAGGCCGCCGTCCTGGCCACCCGCCTCCTAGGCCAACGCCACTGA
- a CDS encoding Acg family FMN-binding oxidoreductase translates to METGYTAAQLRAAATDAVRAPSLHNTQPWRFRLRDGGIEVLADPARRLPATDPTGWGVRVACGAALFNLRLALAVAGTPATVRLRPHPAEPDVLALLRPAAPRRPTPAEQALYAAIPRRFSNRAPFWPDPVPADARWRLGEAARAEQCWLELLIGVSAVAAFAEIARGAHRVLERDPTYRAERDEWVRTEPSPDGIPAAAGGPQGEPQDLLPTRGFGGLDRAPGRDFEPEPLVAVLGSPGNTAVDQVVAGQALQRVLLAATDSGLAVSMLSQPIEVPSAREQLRQSLGRFGTPQMVMRVGYGQPGRPTPRRPVDEVLDLPVAHP, encoded by the coding sequence ATGGAGACCGGCTACACGGCCGCGCAGCTGCGGGCCGCCGCCACGGACGCCGTCCGCGCGCCCTCCCTGCACAACACCCAGCCGTGGCGGTTCCGGCTGCGCGACGGCGGGATCGAGGTGCTGGCCGATCCGGCCCGCCGGCTGCCGGCGACGGACCCGACCGGTTGGGGCGTACGCGTCGCGTGCGGGGCGGCGCTGTTCAACCTGCGTCTCGCCCTCGCGGTGGCCGGCACGCCCGCCACGGTGCGGCTGCGCCCCCACCCGGCCGAGCCGGACGTGCTGGCCCTGCTGCGTCCCGCCGCCCCGCGCCGTCCCACCCCCGCCGAGCAGGCCCTGTACGCCGCGATCCCCCGCCGGTTCAGCAACCGCGCGCCGTTCTGGCCGGACCCGGTGCCCGCCGACGCACGATGGCGGCTCGGTGAGGCGGCCCGGGCCGAGCAGTGCTGGCTGGAGCTGCTGATCGGGGTGAGCGCGGTGGCCGCGTTCGCCGAGATCGCCCGTGGCGCTCACCGCGTCCTCGAACGGGACCCGACCTACCGGGCCGAGCGCGACGAGTGGGTACGCACCGAGCCCTCCCCCGACGGGATACCCGCCGCGGCCGGCGGACCGCAGGGTGAGCCGCAGGACCTGCTGCCCACCCGGGGTTTCGGTGGCCTGGACCGGGCGCCGGGACGCGATTTCGAACCGGAGCCCCTGGTGGCGGTGCTCGGCTCGCCCGGCAACACCGCCGTCGACCAGGTCGTCGCCGGGCAGGCGTTGCAGCGGGTGCTGCTCGCCGCCACCGACTCCGGGCTGGCGGTGTCGATGCTGTCCCAGCCGATCGAGGTGCCGTCGGCGCGCGAGCAGCTGCGGCAGTCGCTGGGCCGGTTCGGTACGCCGCAGATGGTGATGCGCGTCGGCTACGGTCAGCCGGGTCGCCCGACCCCCCGCCGCCCGGTCGACGAGGTGCTCGATCTGCCGGTAGCGCACCCCTGA
- a CDS encoding NAD-dependent epimerase/dehydratase family protein, which produces MRLLVLGGTGFVGGATVAEGVRRGWSVTVFNRGLHGGTPDGVQRLRGDRTAPGGLAALAGGEWDVVVDTWDGAPRAAFDAARRLVTSVGRYVYVSSGSVYAEPVEPGSDEDAEVVDAAADDDDGDYPRNKAGAERAVRAVFGERALLARAGLILGPGEDIGRLPWWLTRIARGGDVLAPGPVDLPVQYVDVRDLASWLLDAAAAGLGGAFNVVSRPGHTTMGELLDACVTVTGAGARLRWTPPEPILAAGVVPWNDLPIWVPLGHPYRWLQERDVTRVYAAGLTCRPVAETVADTWRWLREVGTVPARAGRPARAPVGLDPAREAALLAAAAA; this is translated from the coding sequence ATGAGACTGCTGGTGTTGGGTGGCACGGGATTCGTGGGTGGGGCGACGGTCGCCGAGGGAGTGCGCCGGGGCTGGTCGGTGACGGTGTTCAACCGCGGCCTGCACGGCGGCACGCCGGACGGCGTCCAGCGGCTGCGGGGGGACCGCACGGCGCCCGGCGGCCTGGCCGCGTTGGCCGGCGGCGAGTGGGACGTGGTGGTGGACACCTGGGACGGCGCGCCGCGGGCGGCGTTCGACGCCGCCCGCCGGCTGGTCACATCCGTCGGTCGCTACGTGTACGTGTCCAGCGGGTCCGTCTACGCCGAGCCGGTCGAGCCGGGCTCCGACGAGGACGCCGAGGTGGTCGACGCCGCCGCGGACGACGACGACGGCGACTACCCGCGGAACAAGGCCGGCGCCGAGCGGGCGGTGCGGGCGGTGTTCGGTGAGCGGGCGCTGCTCGCCCGGGCCGGGTTGATCCTCGGCCCCGGTGAGGACATCGGCCGCCTGCCGTGGTGGTTGACGCGGATCGCGCGCGGCGGCGACGTGCTGGCGCCCGGCCCGGTCGACCTGCCCGTGCAGTACGTCGACGTGCGGGACCTGGCATCCTGGCTGTTGGACGCGGCAGCGGCGGGGCTCGGCGGGGCGTTCAACGTGGTGAGCCGGCCCGGGCACACCACCATGGGTGAGCTGCTCGACGCGTGCGTGACGGTGACCGGTGCGGGCGCCCGGCTGCGCTGGACCCCGCCCGAGCCCATTCTGGCCGCCGGGGTGGTGCCCTGGAACGACCTGCCGATCTGGGTGCCGCTCGGCCACCCGTACCGCTGGTTGCAGGAGCGCGACGTCACCCGCGTGTACGCGGCGGGGCTGACCTGCCGTCCGGTGGCCGAGACGGTCGCCGACACCTGGCGGTGGCTGCGGGAGGTGGGCACGGTTCCGGCGCGTGCCGGGCGCCCGGCGCGGGCCCCGGTCGGCCTGGACCCGGCGCGCGAGGCGGCCCTGCTCGCCGCGGCCGCGGCCTGA
- a CDS encoding DUF6458 family protein — protein sequence MGIGTSIFLIAVGAILTFALDASLGGINLDVVGWILMAAGVLGLIMTTLIWGRRRQVVTTSEPAVHTRVEEPVEYRRVEERRDVAPPL from the coding sequence GTGGGTATCGGAACCAGCATCTTCCTGATCGCGGTCGGCGCGATCCTCACCTTCGCGCTCGACGCGAGCCTCGGCGGCATCAACCTCGACGTCGTGGGCTGGATCCTGATGGCGGCCGGCGTGCTCGGCCTCATCATGACCACCCTGATCTGGGGCCGCCGACGCCAGGTGGTCACCACCAGCGAGCCCGCCGTCCACACGCGGGTGGAGGAGCCGGTGGAGTACCGCCGGGTCGAGGAGCGCCGGGACGTCGCCCCGCCGCTGTGA
- a CDS encoding isocitrate lyase/PEP mutase family protein — MTDILTRAELLRSLHTPGSPLVLVNAWDAASARIVASAGARAVATTSAGVAWSLGAPDGDSLGRDAAVGLVRRVAAAVPLPVTADIESGFGVTPVEVGVTVREVLAAGAVGVNVEDARHDDGAPLRDVADQCARIAAVRATADEVGVPLFVNARIDTFLRGVAGVEETVARAEAYLAAGADGIFVPGVVDPATIRALVEAVPAPLNVLAGPGAPTVAELARLGVARVSLGSAVAEAAYAVARRAADEAFGSGTYEALADALDYGTLNALMR, encoded by the coding sequence GTGACTGACATCCTCACCCGAGCTGAGCTCCTCCGTTCCCTGCACACCCCCGGGTCGCCGCTGGTACTCGTCAATGCCTGGGACGCCGCGAGCGCCCGGATCGTCGCGTCGGCCGGCGCCCGCGCGGTGGCCACCACCAGCGCCGGCGTCGCCTGGAGCCTGGGCGCGCCGGACGGTGACTCCCTGGGGCGTGACGCGGCCGTCGGGCTGGTGCGCCGGGTTGCCGCCGCGGTCCCACTGCCGGTCACCGCCGACATCGAGTCGGGGTTCGGGGTGACACCCGTGGAGGTCGGCGTCACCGTACGGGAGGTGCTGGCCGCCGGAGCGGTCGGCGTGAACGTCGAGGACGCCCGGCACGACGACGGTGCGCCGCTGCGCGACGTGGCGGACCAGTGCGCGCGGATCGCGGCGGTCCGGGCGACGGCGGACGAGGTCGGCGTGCCGCTGTTCGTCAACGCCCGGATCGACACGTTCCTGCGGGGCGTGGCGGGCGTCGAGGAGACCGTGGCGCGGGCGGAGGCCTATCTGGCGGCGGGTGCGGACGGCATCTTCGTCCCGGGTGTGGTGGACCCGGCCACGATCCGCGCGCTCGTCGAGGCGGTGCCGGCACCGCTGAACGTGCTGGCGGGGCCGGGCGCGCCGACGGTGGCCGAGCTGGCCCGGCTCGGGGTGGCCCGGGTGAGCCTCGGCTCGGCGGTGGCGGAGGCCGCGTACGCGGTGGCGCGCCGGGCGGCTGACGAGGCGTTCGGCTCCGGCACGTACGAGGCCCTGGCCGACGCCCTCGACTACGGCACGCTCAACGCGTTGATGCGCTGA
- a CDS encoding ArsR/SmtB family transcription factor, giving the protein MVAIGLSAGGVARIRFAVSCLWEVVASLRVLRDPGDHAVHLPWVRRVRPRLTEARLVGPDAGLLWQLVPAPPGYLADFLTPPPAGLHADLDTELAALRDTPAGTVRAHLDLYPGARTPALAALHADPVTGLRRLAEEIWAYWRIALAPDWPRLRLLLDADVSARARRLAEDGAGALLNDLHQQVRWEDDTLLIAQRHCLAPDVPERPGLVLVPSVFVWPSVLSVSAGDPPQLAYPARGLATLWERPPGVPDALAAVVGRGRARLLAELAVPASTSELARRTGMSPGGVSQHLTALRAAGLVVTHRRGRMLLSARTDLADALLSAAA; this is encoded by the coding sequence GTGGTCGCGATCGGCCTGTCGGCGGGTGGCGTCGCCCGCATCCGCTTCGCGGTCTCCTGCCTCTGGGAGGTGGTCGCGAGCCTCCGCGTGCTGCGCGACCCCGGTGACCACGCGGTCCACCTGCCCTGGGTGCGCCGGGTCCGCCCCCGGCTGACCGAGGCGCGGCTCGTCGGCCCCGACGCCGGGCTGCTCTGGCAGCTCGTGCCGGCCCCGCCCGGCTACCTCGCCGACTTCCTCACCCCGCCCCCCGCCGGCCTCCACGCCGACCTGGACACCGAGCTGGCCGCCCTGCGGGACACCCCCGCCGGCACCGTCCGCGCGCACCTCGACCTCTATCCGGGTGCGCGCACCCCGGCACTCGCCGCCCTGCACGCCGACCCGGTGACCGGGCTGCGGCGGCTGGCCGAGGAGATCTGGGCGTACTGGCGGATCGCCCTGGCCCCCGACTGGCCCCGGCTGCGACTGCTGCTCGACGCCGACGTCTCCGCCCGCGCCCGCCGACTGGCCGAGGACGGCGCCGGTGCGCTCCTCAACGACCTGCACCAGCAGGTCCGGTGGGAGGACGACACCCTGCTCATCGCGCAGCGGCACTGCCTCGCCCCGGACGTCCCGGAACGCCCCGGACTGGTGCTCGTCCCCTCGGTGTTCGTGTGGCCGTCGGTGCTCAGCGTCTCCGCCGGTGACCCGCCGCAGCTCGCGTACCCGGCGCGCGGCCTCGCCACGCTCTGGGAACGCCCGCCCGGCGTTCCGGACGCCCTCGCGGCGGTCGTCGGCCGTGGACGGGCCCGGCTCCTCGCCGAGCTGGCCGTGCCGGCGAGCACCAGCGAGCTGGCCCGGCGCACCGGCATGTCACCCGGCGGGGTGTCCCAGCACCTCACCGCCCTGCGGGCAGCCGGCCTGGTGGTGACCCACCGGCGGGGCCGGATGCTGCTGAGCGCACGCACCGACCTGGCGGACGCGCTGCTCTCCGCGGCGGCCTGA
- a CDS encoding zinc-binding dehydrogenase — MAMVNPTRPDGGGYAEWVVLPASWVVPAPVGVSHAEAATLPMNGLTALHALDQLGPLPPGATVVVTGAAGAVGGYAVQLAVAAGHRVLADAAPRDRELVTALGADAVVHRGPGVADRFRALAPDGADVGVDAALVGAELLPAVRDGGAVAVLRGAGPAELAGAARRGVTLVPVFVHAYDGRRDKLDLLRGLAEEGVLTPRVADRFPAEQAARAHRLLEAGGVRGRLVLEF, encoded by the coding sequence ATGGCCATGGTCAACCCCACCCGACCCGACGGCGGCGGGTACGCCGAGTGGGTCGTCCTCCCCGCGTCGTGGGTGGTGCCGGCGCCGGTCGGTGTGTCCCACGCCGAGGCCGCGACCCTGCCCATGAACGGCCTCACCGCCCTGCACGCCCTGGACCAGTTGGGGCCACTGCCGCCGGGTGCCACGGTCGTCGTCACGGGCGCGGCCGGTGCGGTCGGCGGGTACGCCGTCCAGCTGGCCGTGGCGGCCGGACACCGGGTGCTGGCCGACGCCGCGCCACGAGACCGCGAGCTGGTCACCGCGCTCGGCGCGGACGCGGTGGTGCACCGTGGCCCGGGCGTCGCCGACCGCTTCCGCGCGCTCGCGCCCGACGGCGCCGACGTCGGTGTCGACGCGGCGTTGGTCGGTGCCGAGCTGCTGCCGGCGGTCCGCGACGGCGGTGCCGTGGCGGTGCTGCGCGGAGCCGGCCCGGCGGAGCTGGCGGGCGCGGCCCGTCGTGGCGTGACGCTGGTGCCGGTGTTCGTGCACGCCTACGACGGACGTCGCGACAAGCTCGACCTGCTCCGGGGGCTCGCCGAGGAGGGCGTCCTGACACCCCGCGTCGCCGACCGGTTCCCGGCCGAGCAGGCGGCCCGGGCACACCGGCTGCTGGAGGCCGGCGGGGTCCGGGGCCGGCTGGTGCTGGAGTTCTGA
- a CDS encoding alcohol dehydrogenase catalytic domain-containing protein, producing the protein MRAVGLLRYGGPEVLRLVDVPTPHAGPGEVRVRVRAAAVNPADTLIRAGASAVRRHGARPLIPGLDVAGTVDEIGARRRCRPRGR; encoded by the coding sequence GTGAGAGCGGTGGGACTGCTCCGGTACGGCGGCCCCGAGGTCCTTCGGCTCGTCGACGTGCCGACGCCGCACGCGGGACCGGGCGAGGTGCGCGTCCGCGTCCGCGCGGCGGCGGTCAACCCGGCGGACACCCTGATCCGCGCCGGGGCGTCGGCGGTACGGCGGCACGGCGCCCGGCCCCTCATCCCCGGCTTGGACGTCGCCGGCACCGTCGACGAGATCGGGGCCCGGCGCCGGTGCCGGCCTCGCGGTCGGTGA
- a CDS encoding Gfo/Idh/MocA family protein: MEPIGVGIIGGSTSGWASVGHIPALAASPAFELRAVSTSRPHSAQAAAARYGVPGFHDHRDLIAHPGVDLVVVSVKVSEHLALITAALDAGKMVYSEWPLGNGLAEAQRLADHAAKAGVRTVVGLQGRYAPEVRLARDLVRDGYVGRVLGTTMVGSGMVWGGEVAHHGQAYWLDEANGATPLTSPTLHAVDPLHVVLGEFESVTANLVNGRRRATVTEDGSTVPVTVADQVALIGTLAGGAAASVFYRGGASRAGNFRWEINGTEGDLVVRAESGNMQVSNLTLAGGRGSDRTVAPIEVPESYRADVPAELAGTPAAGVARLYGEFARDLADGTRNAPDFAHALRRHQLIAAVERASATGTTQTPA; the protein is encoded by the coding sequence ATGGAACCCATCGGAGTCGGCATCATCGGCGGCAGCACCTCGGGATGGGCCTCCGTCGGCCACATCCCGGCGCTCGCCGCCTCGCCCGCGTTCGAACTGCGCGCGGTCAGTACCTCCCGGCCACATTCGGCCCAGGCCGCCGCCGCCCGATACGGGGTCCCCGGCTTCCACGACCACCGGGACCTCATCGCGCACCCCGGCGTCGACCTCGTCGTCGTCTCGGTCAAGGTCAGCGAGCACCTCGCCCTGATCACCGCGGCGCTGGACGCGGGCAAGATGGTCTACAGCGAGTGGCCGCTGGGCAACGGTCTGGCCGAGGCGCAGCGGCTCGCCGACCACGCCGCGAAGGCCGGCGTCCGCACGGTCGTCGGACTCCAGGGTCGGTACGCGCCCGAGGTGCGACTGGCCCGTGATCTGGTCCGGGACGGGTACGTCGGCCGGGTGCTGGGTACCACCATGGTGGGCTCCGGCATGGTCTGGGGCGGCGAGGTGGCCCACCACGGCCAGGCGTACTGGCTGGACGAGGCGAACGGCGCCACGCCGCTCACCTCCCCGACCCTGCACGCCGTGGATCCGTTGCACGTCGTCCTCGGTGAATTCGAGTCGGTGACGGCGAACCTGGTCAACGGGCGGCGGCGGGCGACGGTCACGGAGGACGGCAGCACCGTCCCGGTGACCGTGGCGGACCAGGTCGCGCTGATCGGGACCCTGGCCGGAGGAGCCGCCGCCTCGGTCTTCTACCGGGGCGGTGCGTCCCGCGCCGGCAACTTCCGTTGGGAGATCAACGGCACCGAGGGCGACCTCGTGGTGCGCGCCGAGTCGGGCAACATGCAGGTCAGTAACCTGACCCTGGCGGGTGGCCGGGGCTCGGACCGAACGGTCGCGCCCATCGAGGTCCCCGAGTCCTACCGGGCGGATGTGCCGGCCGAGTTGGCCGGCACCCCGGCCGCCGGCGTCGCACGGCTCTACGGTGAATTCGCGCGCGATCTGGCCGACGGCACCCGCAACGCGCCCGACTTCGCGCACGCCCTGCGCCGGCACCAGCTCATCGCCGCGGTCGAGCGGGCGTCCGCCACCGGCACGACCCAGACGCCGGCGTGA
- a CDS encoding TetR/AcrR family transcriptional regulator has translation MARTREFDTDAAVAAALEVFRHKGYEGASMRDLAQATGLGSGSIYAAFGSKDGLYLAALDLYRQRYAAPLVEILRSGNDARDLIREVFVGAVDDIVRDGRRFACLIVGASMERAHHDRRVADRLRATTRSLEHALFDVLAEGQLRGEIPADRSPGDLAGFLVTSLQGLRVMGAINPDRAALMRSAEVALSCLD, from the coding sequence ATGGCACGAACCCGCGAGTTCGACACCGACGCCGCCGTGGCCGCGGCGCTGGAGGTCTTCCGGCACAAGGGCTACGAGGGTGCCTCGATGCGCGACCTGGCCCAGGCCACCGGCCTGGGCAGTGGTTCCATCTACGCGGCCTTCGGGAGCAAGGACGGCCTCTACCTCGCGGCGCTCGACCTCTACCGGCAGCGCTATGCCGCGCCCCTGGTCGAGATCCTCCGCTCCGGCAATGACGCCCGTGACCTGATCCGCGAGGTGTTCGTCGGCGCCGTGGACGACATCGTCCGGGACGGCCGGCGCTTCGCCTGCCTCATCGTGGGGGCGTCGATGGAGCGGGCCCACCACGACCGGCGCGTCGCCGACCGCCTTCGGGCGACCACCCGATCACTGGAGCACGCCCTGTTCGACGTGCTCGCCGAAGGTCAGCTGCGCGGCGAGATCCCGGCCGACCGCAGCCCGGGCGACCTGGCCGGCTTCCTGGTCACCAGCCTCCAGGGCCTGCGGGTGATGGGCGCGATCAACCCGGACCGGGCCGCGCTGATGCGGTCCGCCGAGGTCGCGCTGAGCTGCCTGGACTGA
- a CDS encoding YceI family protein has translation MTIPVAGTYVLDQAHKRIGFLGRHMMVSPVRGEFTEAEAKVIVAEDPLRSSVTATIGTASLVTGHDDRDVHLKSADFLDVERYPTLEYRSTGITMQSDTDSIFYWARLRSGNRLGRRGGGDLPSAALRSSGRFVVHGELTIKDVTRSVDLQVEFGGARRDPYGQDIFGFTASAEIEREDYGLLWNVALEGGGVLVGKNVRIEIAGEAIRQV, from the coding sequence ATGACCATTCCGGTCGCCGGTACGTATGTGCTCGACCAGGCACACAAACGGATCGGTTTCCTGGGTCGGCACATGATGGTGAGCCCGGTCCGGGGTGAGTTCACCGAGGCCGAGGCCAAGGTCATCGTGGCGGAGGATCCGCTGCGCTCCTCGGTGACGGCCACGATCGGGACGGCGAGTCTGGTCACCGGGCACGACGACCGGGACGTGCACCTGAAGAGCGCGGACTTCCTCGACGTGGAGCGCTACCCGACGCTGGAATACCGCAGCACGGGCATCACCATGCAGAGCGACACCGACTCGATCTTCTACTGGGCCCGGCTGCGCAGCGGCAACCGGCTGGGTCGCCGGGGCGGGGGCGACCTGCCGTCGGCGGCGTTGCGCTCCTCGGGCCGGTTCGTGGTCCACGGCGAGCTGACGATCAAGGACGTCACCCGGTCGGTCGATCTCCAGGTGGAGTTCGGCGGCGCCCGACGCGACCCGTACGGCCAGGACATCTTCGGGTTCACCGCCAGCGCGGAGATCGAGCGCGAGGACTACGGCCTGCTCTGGAACGTCGCCCTGGAGGGCGGTGGGGTGCTGGTCGGCAAGAACGTGCGGATCGAGATCGCCGGCGAGGCGATCCGCCAGGTCTGA
- a CDS encoding DoxX family protein yields MFAAYVTVTIVAAVFTGSAAVTYLIGHAYPKAQLDMKRLPQSWGPVLGLVLAAGSVGLLIGIAVPVLGIVAAAGLVLYFVGAIGAHLRVGSRQLVGPGVFLAVSVAALVLALGRQ; encoded by the coding sequence ATGTTCGCTGCTTATGTCACCGTCACCATCGTCGCCGCGGTCTTCACCGGCAGCGCCGCCGTCACCTACCTGATCGGTCACGCCTATCCGAAGGCCCAACTGGACATGAAGCGGCTGCCGCAGTCCTGGGGGCCGGTGTTGGGCCTGGTGCTGGCGGCGGGCTCGGTGGGACTGCTGATCGGGATCGCCGTGCCGGTGCTGGGCATCGTCGCCGCCGCCGGCCTCGTGCTGTACTTCGTCGGCGCGATCGGGGCCCACCTGCGGGTGGGCTCCCGTCAACTGGTCGGGCCGGGCGTGTTCCTCGCCGTCTCCGTGGCGGCCCTGGTCCTGGCGCTGGGAAGGCAGTAG